One segment of Streptomyces sp. YIM 121038 DNA contains the following:
- a CDS encoding protein kinase family protein, translated as MAERSTAAVDVAGNSGDEPLTAKADQSTADGVAQTRERDTADDSAAETKGPSSPPGATTPPELHSGHKLARRYRLEECVTRLDGFSSWRAVDEKLRRAVGVHVLPADHPRGRSVLAAARSAALLGDPRFVQVLDAVEENDLVYVVHEWLPDATELTTLLASGPLEAHDAYQLVSQVAQAMAAAHREGLAHLRLTPGAVLRTSSGQYRIRGLAVNAALRGITSETPQRTDTEAIGALLYAALTQRWPYENDAHGLSGLPKGVGLIAPDQVRAGVHRGLSELSMRALANDGATASRQEPACTTPDDLVKAVGEMPRIRPPEPAFTAPPEYQRTTYQQGTYGRGPQPPGSTQVIQAPPPPLQSRTGKALKWAVSALLIAALGLGSWQLADALMDQDNKSGDSGTSRTSDDGDKNKPKPGKPISIENTQASGLGGEFKQSTESGATLWRTATYNEGPPLAPYKPGAGLVYDLGSENKLTDATIKLLYGGDHTSISLYAADSMSPIGPVSSMKKIGEGKTTGSSLKIKVNAKAKSRYVLLWVTAVPSVPAEKYRGAGYRQGITGAQFKGVKG; from the coding sequence GTGGCGGAACGGAGCACGGCTGCCGTCGACGTGGCAGGCAACAGCGGCGACGAGCCGCTGACCGCGAAGGCGGATCAGTCCACGGCCGACGGGGTGGCCCAGACCCGGGAGCGGGACACGGCGGACGACAGCGCGGCGGAGACGAAGGGGCCCTCGAGTCCGCCCGGGGCGACCACGCCCCCAGAACTGCACAGCGGCCACAAACTCGCCAGACGCTATCGCCTCGAGGAGTGCGTCACACGTCTGGACGGTTTCAGCAGCTGGCGTGCGGTGGACGAGAAGCTCCGCCGTGCGGTGGGCGTGCACGTGCTGCCCGCCGACCATCCCCGCGGGCGCTCGGTGCTCGCCGCGGCCCGGTCCGCGGCACTCCTCGGCGACCCGCGGTTCGTACAGGTCCTGGACGCGGTCGAGGAGAACGACCTCGTCTACGTGGTGCACGAATGGCTTCCGGACGCCACGGAGCTCACCACCCTGCTGGCCTCCGGCCCCCTGGAGGCCCACGACGCCTACCAGCTCGTCAGCCAGGTCGCCCAGGCCATGGCCGCCGCACACCGCGAGGGCCTCGCCCATCTGCGGCTGACGCCCGGCGCCGTGCTGCGCACCTCCTCGGGCCAGTACCGCATCCGCGGCCTCGCCGTGAACGCCGCGCTGCGCGGCATCACCTCCGAGACCCCCCAGCGCACCGACACGGAGGCGATCGGCGCCCTCCTGTACGCCGCCCTGACCCAGCGCTGGCCGTACGAGAACGACGCACACGGCCTCTCCGGCCTGCCCAAGGGCGTCGGCCTCATCGCGCCGGACCAGGTCCGCGCCGGGGTGCACCGGGGCCTGTCCGAGCTCTCCATGCGCGCGCTCGCCAACGACGGCGCGACCGCGTCCCGCCAGGAGCCCGCCTGCACCACGCCGGACGACCTGGTGAAGGCCGTCGGCGAGATGCCCCGCATCCGCCCGCCGGAGCCCGCCTTCACGGCGCCGCCCGAGTACCAGCGCACGACCTACCAGCAGGGCACCTACGGCCGCGGTCCACAGCCTCCGGGCTCGACCCAGGTCATCCAGGCCCCGCCGCCCCCGCTGCAGAGCCGCACCGGCAAGGCCCTCAAGTGGGCGGTCTCGGCGCTGCTCATCGCCGCGCTCGGCCTGGGCAGCTGGCAGCTGGCGGACGCCCTCATGGACCAGGACAACAAGTCGGGGGACTCGGGCACGTCGCGGACGTCCGACGACGGCGACAAGAACAAGCCCAAGCCCGGCAAGCCGATCTCCATCGAGAACACCCAGGCGAGCGGCCTGGGCGGAGAGTTCAAGCAGTCCACCGAGAGCGGCGCCACGCTCTGGCGCACCGCGACGTACAACGAGGGTCCGCCCCTGGCTCCGTACAAGCCCGGTGCCGGCCTCGTCTACGACCTGGGCTCGGAGAACAAGCTCACCGACGCGACGATCAAGCTTCTGTACGGCGGAGACCACACGTCGATCTCGCTGTACGCCGCCGACTCGATGTCGCCTATCGGGCCGGTCAGCTCGATGAAGAAGATCGGCGAAGGCAAGACGACCGGCTCCTCCTTGAAGATCAAGGTGAATGCCAAGGCCAAGTCCCGGTACGTACTCCTCTGGGTGACGGCGGTTCCGTCGGTCCCCGCCGAGAAGTACCGCGGCGCCGGCTACCGGCAGGGCATCACGGGCGCTCAGTTCAAGGGCGTCAAGGGCTGA
- a CDS encoding MFS transporter produces MAVVGDLRVLLRLRDFRRLLAVRLLSQGADGVYQVALATYVVFAPEKQASPAAIASAMAVLLLPYSLVGPFAGVLLDRWRRRQVLVYGNVLRAALASLTAVLMLSGAPDGLFYASALCVTAVNRFVLAGLSAALPRVVDDDRLVMANSLSPTAGTLAATAGGGLAFLVRIVAADSDAAVVLLGAALYLCSALASLRMPRDLLGPEKELVQPRLGAALAGTARGLLAGVRHLAERRTAAHALVSMTLMRFCFGALTVMVLMLCRYAWSSTEDDGLALLGIAVVVSGAGFFTAALVTPWAVGRLGARRWMVVCAAAAAILGPALLLPFAPGPILVAAFVIGLTTQGAKIATDTVVQSAADDGFRGRIFSLYDVLFNVAFVGAAGVAALMLPPDGKSVALVASIALVYAAIAGAMTRFDVQ; encoded by the coding sequence ATGGCTGTCGTCGGTGACCTGCGCGTTCTGCTGCGCCTTCGGGACTTCCGGCGACTGCTCGCCGTGCGCCTCCTCTCCCAGGGCGCGGACGGCGTCTACCAGGTCGCGCTCGCCACGTACGTGGTCTTCGCGCCGGAGAAGCAGGCCTCCCCCGCGGCGATCGCCTCCGCGATGGCGGTGCTGCTGCTGCCGTACTCGCTCGTCGGCCCGTTCGCGGGCGTCCTGCTCGACCGCTGGCGGCGCCGACAGGTCCTCGTGTACGGCAACGTCCTGCGGGCCGCGCTGGCGTCCCTCACGGCCGTGCTGATGCTCAGCGGTGCGCCCGACGGGCTCTTCTACGCCTCCGCGCTGTGCGTCACCGCCGTCAACCGTTTCGTCCTGGCGGGGCTCTCGGCGGCGCTGCCGCGCGTGGTGGACGACGACCGCCTGGTCATGGCCAATTCCCTGTCGCCGACCGCCGGAACCCTCGCGGCGACGGCGGGCGGGGGCCTCGCCTTCCTCGTCCGCATCGTCGCCGCCGACTCGGACGCGGCGGTCGTCCTTCTGGGAGCCGCGCTCTATCTGTGCTCGGCGCTCGCCTCCCTGCGCATGCCGCGTGACCTGCTCGGCCCCGAGAAGGAGTTGGTGCAACCACGTCTGGGGGCAGCGCTCGCCGGCACCGCACGCGGGCTTCTGGCGGGCGTACGCCACCTCGCCGAGCGCCGCACGGCCGCGCACGCCCTGGTGTCGATGACCCTGATGCGGTTCTGCTTCGGCGCCCTGACGGTCATGGTGCTGATGCTGTGCCGGTACGCCTGGTCGTCGACCGAGGACGACGGGCTCGCGCTGCTCGGCATCGCCGTGGTGGTCTCCGGCGCCGGGTTCTTCACTGCCGCCCTGGTGACCCCGTGGGCCGTCGGGAGGCTCGGCGCCCGGCGCTGGATGGTCGTCTGCGCGGCCGCCGCCGCGATCCTGGGCCCCGCGCTCCTGCTGCCCTTCGCGCCGGGCCCGATACTCGTCGCCGCCTTCGTCATCGGGCTCACCACCCAGGGCGCGAAGATCGCCACGGACACGGTCGTGCAGTCGGCGGCTGACGACGGCTTCCGTGGCCGGATCTTCTCCCTGTACGACGTGCTCTTCAACGTCGCCTTCGTCGGAGCGGCGGGCGTCGCGGCGCTGATGCTGCCCCCGGACGGAAAATCGGTCGCGTTGGTTGCCTCGATCGCGCTGGTCTATGCAGCGATTGCTGGCGCTATGACCAGGTTTGACGTCCAGTAA
- a CDS encoding CCA tRNA nucleotidyltransferase has product MPNANEDNPRALSQVQQRAVSELLRVSPVADDLARRFQEAGFSLALVGGSVRDALLGRLGNDLDFTTDARPEDVLKIVRPWADAVWEVGIAFGTVGCQKDARVDGVEQRFEIEVTTYRSEAYDRTSRKPEVSYGDSIEDDLVRRDFTVNAMAVALPEKEFIDPHGGLDDLAERVLRTPGTPEESFSDDPLRMMRAARFAAQLDFEVAPDVVAAMTAMAERIEIVSAERVRDELNKLIVAAHPRKGLALLVDTGLAAHVLPELPALRLERDEHHRHKDVYDHTLIVLEQAMALEEDGPDLTLRLAALLHDIGKPRTRRFETDGRVSFHHHEVVGAKMTKKRMTALKYSNELVKDVSRLVELHLRFHGYGTGEWTDSAVRRYVRDAGPLLERLHKLTRSDCTTRNKRKANALSRAYDGLEERIARLQEQEELDAIRPDLDGNEIMEVLSVGPGPVIGQAYKFLLELRLENGPMERDAAIAELKEWWAAQNADS; this is encoded by the coding sequence GTGCCGAACGCCAACGAAGACAACCCCCGTGCCCTGAGTCAGGTCCAGCAGCGCGCCGTGAGCGAGCTGCTGCGCGTGTCCCCTGTCGCAGACGACCTCGCCCGCCGCTTTCAGGAGGCCGGGTTCTCGCTCGCCCTGGTCGGCGGGTCGGTCCGGGACGCCCTCCTCGGCAGGCTCGGCAACGACCTGGACTTCACGACGGACGCCCGCCCCGAGGACGTACTGAAGATCGTCCGTCCGTGGGCGGACGCGGTGTGGGAGGTCGGGATCGCCTTCGGCACGGTGGGCTGCCAGAAGGATGCCCGCGTCGATGGCGTCGAGCAGCGCTTCGAGATCGAGGTGACGACATATCGATCGGAGGCGTACGACAGGACCTCCCGCAAGCCCGAGGTGTCGTACGGCGACTCCATCGAGGACGATCTCGTGCGCCGCGACTTCACTGTGAACGCCATGGCCGTGGCGCTCCCGGAGAAGGAGTTCATCGACCCGCACGGAGGTCTCGACGACCTGGCGGAGCGGGTCCTGCGTACCCCCGGCACCCCTGAGGAGTCGTTCTCGGACGACCCGCTGCGGATGATGCGGGCCGCGCGCTTCGCCGCGCAGCTGGACTTCGAGGTGGCCCCGGACGTCGTCGCCGCGATGACGGCGATGGCCGAGCGCATCGAGATCGTGTCCGCCGAGCGGGTCCGTGACGAGCTGAACAAGCTGATCGTGGCCGCGCACCCCCGCAAGGGGCTGGCCCTCCTGGTCGACACCGGTCTCGCGGCCCACGTGCTGCCGGAGCTTCCGGCGCTGCGCCTGGAGCGCGACGAGCACCACCGGCACAAGGACGTCTACGACCACACCCTGATCGTCCTCGAGCAGGCGATGGCCCTGGAGGAGGACGGCCCGGATCTGACACTCCGGCTCGCCGCGCTGCTGCACGACATCGGCAAGCCGAGGACGCGCCGCTTCGAGACGGACGGCCGGGTCTCCTTCCACCACCACGAGGTGGTGGGCGCGAAGATGACCAAGAAGCGGATGACGGCTCTCAAGTACTCCAACGAGCTCGTCAAGGACGTCTCGCGTCTGGTGGAGCTGCATCTGCGCTTCCACGGCTACGGCACGGGCGAGTGGACGGATTCCGCCGTCCGTCGCTATGTACGCGACGCGGGCCCGCTCCTGGAGCGCCTGCACAAGCTGACCCGTTCCGACTGCACGACCCGCAACAAGCGCAAGGCCAACGCGCTGTCGCGGGCGTACGACGGCCTGGAGGAGCGCATCGCCCGCCTGCAGGAGCAGGAGGAGCTGGACGCGATCCGCCCGGACCTCGACGGCAACGAGATCATGGAAGTCCTGAGCGTGGGCCCGGGCCCGGTGATCGGTCAGGCCTACAAGTTCCTGCTGGAGCTGCGGCTGGAGAACGGCCCCATGGAGCGGGACGCGGCGATCGCGGAGCTCAAGGAATGGTGGGCCGCACAGAACGCGGACAGCTGA
- the murJ gene encoding murein biosynthesis integral membrane protein MurJ gives MNAPYDGERGQGAGGSGAAGGPPPGPHEDGQVPQQQAPDAYLQDAYAQDPYRAQDLSAQDPVAEALYDRAAHPPPPPGTYQDPQQLYAQPPSPQHAPDPRVWAQTPPPEPDGATRHLPYGDDPRTTQYVGVDDLVTQAGEERHQPDAFAHLFRDQQQGSGYPDPRAGAHQQDPHLGDGYQQDPRSQAYQAGGYPAQGQQPQGGYQQDAGYQQGAAYPDQGQQGTAYPGRQAAGYPDQGGAYPYQQQGAAPYADQQGGAQYAYPQNDPQYYPQSGTPYVNHQNAPYANQQADGYYQDPNQQGQPYQDAQQYDIARPPGESPSVPAPAQEPEPAAPAAKSGGRASSLLKSSAVMAAGTMVSRLTGFVRSAMIVSALGIGLLGDTFQVAYQLPTMIYILTVGGGLNSVFVPQLVRAMKDDEDGGQAYANRLLTLVMVALGILTVVGWFAAPVLVHLLSTPVASDPAANEVAITFVRYFLPSIFFMGIHVVMGQILNARGKFGAMMWTPVLNNVVIIATLGMFLWVYGTSEKSGMRVTSIPDDGVRLLGVGVLLGMVVQSLAMFPYLRETGFKPRLRFDWKGQGLGKAAMLAKWTILFVLANQAGAIVVTQLGTAAVKHSGMDGTGFSAYSNAQLIWGLPQAIITVSLMAALLPRLARAAHEGDAGAVRDDISQGLRTSAVAIVPIAFSFVALGIPMCTLMFGSSGVNGATRMGYMLMAFGLGLIPYSVQYVVLRAFYAYEDTRTPFYNTVIVAAFNAAASALCYMVLPARWAVAGMAASYGLAYAIGVGVAWRRLSKRLGGDLDGANVVRTYARLVIASVPGAILGAAAGYAITKALGQGVFGSLAALVVGCAVLFGVFFLVARRLRIQELNSLVGTVRGRLGR, from the coding sequence ATGAACGCGCCGTACGACGGTGAGCGCGGCCAGGGCGCGGGCGGCTCCGGCGCTGCCGGGGGCCCGCCGCCAGGGCCCCACGAGGACGGCCAGGTGCCACAGCAGCAGGCGCCCGACGCCTACCTCCAGGACGCCTATGCCCAGGACCCCTACCGCGCCCAGGACCTCTCGGCCCAGGACCCGGTGGCCGAGGCGCTCTACGACCGTGCCGCGCACCCCCCGCCCCCGCCCGGCACGTACCAGGACCCTCAGCAGCTCTACGCCCAGCCGCCGTCGCCCCAGCACGCCCCGGACCCCCGTGTATGGGCCCAGACGCCGCCCCCGGAGCCGGACGGCGCCACCCGGCACCTCCCGTACGGAGACGACCCGCGCACGACGCAGTACGTCGGCGTCGACGACCTCGTCACCCAGGCCGGCGAGGAGCGGCACCAGCCCGACGCCTTCGCCCACCTCTTCCGCGACCAGCAGCAGGGCAGCGGCTACCCCGACCCGCGCGCCGGAGCACACCAGCAGGACCCGCACCTGGGCGACGGCTACCAGCAGGACCCGCGGAGCCAGGCGTACCAGGCGGGTGGCTACCCCGCCCAGGGCCAGCAGCCCCAGGGCGGCTACCAGCAGGACGCCGGATACCAGCAGGGTGCGGCCTACCCGGACCAGGGCCAGCAGGGCACCGCCTACCCGGGCCGGCAGGCCGCCGGTTACCCCGACCAGGGCGGCGCGTACCCCTACCAGCAGCAGGGCGCGGCCCCGTACGCCGACCAGCAGGGCGGCGCGCAGTACGCGTACCCGCAGAACGACCCCCAGTACTACCCCCAGAGCGGCACCCCGTACGTGAACCACCAGAACGCCCCGTACGCGAACCAGCAGGCGGACGGCTACTACCAGGACCCGAACCAGCAGGGGCAGCCGTACCAGGACGCGCAGCAGTACGACATCGCGCGCCCGCCCGGCGAGTCCCCGTCCGTTCCGGCCCCGGCCCAGGAGCCCGAGCCCGCGGCGCCCGCGGCGAAGTCCGGCGGCCGCGCGTCCAGCCTGCTGAAGTCGAGCGCCGTGATGGCCGCGGGCACGATGGTGTCCCGGCTCACCGGCTTCGTCCGCTCCGCCATGATCGTCTCGGCGCTCGGCATCGGCCTGCTCGGCGACACCTTCCAGGTCGCCTACCAGCTGCCGACGATGATCTACATCCTCACCGTGGGCGGCGGCCTGAACTCGGTCTTCGTGCCGCAGCTCGTCCGCGCCATGAAGGACGACGAGGACGGTGGCCAGGCGTACGCCAACCGCCTCCTCACGCTCGTCATGGTGGCGCTCGGCATCCTCACCGTCGTCGGCTGGTTCGCGGCGCCCGTCCTGGTGCACCTGCTGTCGACGCCGGTCGCCAGCGACCCCGCGGCCAACGAAGTGGCGATCACCTTCGTCCGCTACTTCCTGCCCTCGATCTTCTTCATGGGCATCCACGTCGTCATGGGGCAGATCCTCAACGCGCGCGGGAAGTTCGGCGCGATGATGTGGACGCCCGTCCTCAACAACGTCGTCATCATCGCGACGCTCGGCATGTTCCTGTGGGTGTACGGCACCTCGGAGAAGTCGGGCATGCGCGTCACGTCGATCCCCGACGACGGGGTGCGCCTCCTCGGCGTCGGCGTGCTGCTCGGCATGGTCGTCCAGTCACTCGCGATGTTCCCCTACCTCCGGGAGACGGGCTTCAAGCCGCGTCTGCGCTTCGACTGGAAGGGCCAGGGCCTCGGCAAGGCCGCCATGCTCGCCAAGTGGACGATCCTCTTCGTCCTCGCCAACCAGGCCGGCGCGATCGTCGTGACCCAGCTGGGCACCGCGGCGGTCAAGCACTCCGGCATGGACGGCACGGGCTTCTCGGCCTACTCCAACGCCCAGCTCATCTGGGGGCTCCCGCAGGCCATCATCACCGTCTCACTGATGGCCGCGCTGCTGCCGCGGCTGGCCCGCGCGGCCCACGAGGGCGACGCCGGCGCCGTCCGCGACGACATCTCCCAGGGTCTGCGCACCTCCGCCGTCGCGATCGTGCCGATCGCCTTCAGCTTCGTCGCGCTCGGCATCCCGATGTGCACGCTCATGTTCGGCTCGTCCGGCGTCAACGGCGCCACCCGCATGGGCTACATGCTGATGGCCTTCGGCCTCGGCCTGATCCCGTACTCGGTGCAGTACGTCGTCCTCCGCGCCTTCTACGCGTACGAGGACACCCGCACCCCCTTCTACAACACCGTCATCGTGGCCGCCTTCAACGCCGCCGCCTCGGCGCTCTGCTACATGGTGCTGCCCGCCCGCTGGGCCGTAGCGGGCATGGCCGCTTCGTACGGCCTCGCCTACGCGATCGGGGTGGGCGTGGCCTGGCGACGGCTAAGCAAGCGGCTGGGGGGCGACCTGGACGGTGCGAACGTGGTCCGTACGTACGCCCGTCTCGTGATCGCTTCGGTGCCGGGTGCGATTCTCGGCGCCGCGGCCGGGTACGCGATCACGAAGGCCCTGGGACAGGGCGTCTTCGGTTCACTGGCCGCGCTGGTCGTCGGCTGCGCGGTACTGTTCGGCGTCTTCTTCCTCGTCGCGCGGCGCCTGCGCATCCAGGAACTCAACTCCCTGGTCGGCACGGTACGGGGGCGCCTGGGACGCTGA
- a CDS encoding DUF6049 family protein: MAEAADFPGTTPSPARRWLRRTAALLAGAPLLAGLLQVPAGSAALAATPDVKTAATGAKSAATGVRTGLKAAATGSRTVDVSLDTLTPSAPRKGDTITVSGTVTNEGRQPVTAAQVGLRIAPPLGGRTAIDTAAQRKGFQPGTDGTEVGGKYVKKIAKLAPGVPQHFSISVPVSALDLGMDGVYQLGVTLTGQTAAQAYPQVLGIERTFLPWQDGSADTKTKTTYLWPLISTTHLTAQTRSDEQQTPVFKNEDLAKEIQPGGRLEQLMTLGEQLDVTWVIDPDLLVSVEAMADEYEVEGPDGTTVPGRYETVAQQWLTELQQTVKGKKVVALPFADPDLASLAHNGKAVSGSLGHLKEATEVGAKAVRDILFVKPTTDFAWPADGAIDPSVVDVATSAGAHRVITRSDSLRETHGLLYTPNAARPIGGGTTAVVADARLSTAFEGDMTRSENSTLAVQEFLAQSLMLTLQDDKQRNIVVAPQRTPTTSQAQAMAKALTALGDERWSEPQDLIAAAKAKPDPSATTQVPSSASYPAALRKQELPRSAFEEIRGTQDELDVFQMVLSVPHRVITPFGRAMDREMSTSWRGRAAAAQGYRKSVQGYLTSLMHQVSLIKKSDAKLSGRSATIPVTVQNNLVQGVDHLRLRLTSTNPTRLKIGDGLYEEQPVKITGGGHTQSVKFTTTANANGPVQVYAQLYTEDNQPYGDAVYFDVNVTEVTPTVMLVIAGGVLLLVLAGFRMYTQRKRAARQQAEAGPDGGPDGDGDAADDPAPDAGPDAGEPEQPSDPTPDTAPESTEPSHTGERVDR, translated from the coding sequence GTGGCCGAGGCGGCAGACTTCCCGGGGACCACCCCCTCACCTGCCCGCCGGTGGCTCCGGCGCACAGCGGCGCTGCTGGCCGGAGCACCCCTACTGGCCGGTCTGCTCCAGGTGCCCGCGGGCTCCGCCGCGCTCGCCGCCACACCGGACGTGAAGACCGCGGCCACGGGTGCGAAGAGCGCTGCCACAGGCGTGCGGACGGGCCTGAAGGCGGCCGCCACGGGCTCCCGGACCGTCGACGTTTCCCTGGACACCCTGACGCCCAGCGCGCCCCGCAAGGGCGACACCATCACCGTCTCCGGCACGGTCACGAACGAGGGCCGTCAGCCGGTCACCGCGGCGCAGGTCGGACTGCGCATCGCGCCTCCCCTCGGAGGCCGCACCGCGATCGACACCGCCGCGCAGCGCAAGGGGTTCCAGCCCGGGACCGACGGCACCGAGGTCGGCGGCAAGTACGTCAAGAAGATCGCCAAGCTCGCCCCGGGCGTCCCGCAGCACTTCAGCATCTCCGTGCCCGTCAGCGCCCTCGACCTCGGCATGGACGGCGTCTACCAGCTCGGCGTGACGCTGACGGGCCAGACAGCGGCCCAGGCCTACCCGCAGGTCCTCGGCATCGAGCGGACCTTCCTGCCGTGGCAGGACGGGTCCGCGGACACGAAGACGAAGACCACGTACCTGTGGCCGCTCATCTCCACCACGCACCTCACCGCGCAGACGCGCTCCGACGAACAGCAGACGCCCGTCTTCAAGAACGAGGACCTCGCCAAGGAGATCCAGCCGGGCGGCCGCCTGGAGCAGCTGATGACGCTCGGCGAGCAGCTCGACGTCACCTGGGTCATCGACCCGGACCTGCTGGTCTCCGTGGAGGCGATGGCGGACGAGTACGAGGTGGAGGGGCCGGACGGAACGACGGTTCCGGGCCGCTACGAGACCGTCGCGCAGCAGTGGCTCACCGAGCTCCAGCAGACGGTGAAGGGCAAGAAGGTCGTCGCGCTGCCCTTCGCCGACCCCGACCTCGCCTCGCTCGCGCACAACGGCAAGGCGGTCTCCGGGTCGCTCGGCCACCTCAAGGAGGCCACCGAGGTCGGCGCCAAGGCCGTACGCGACATCCTCTTCGTGAAGCCGACCACCGACTTCGCCTGGCCCGCCGACGGTGCCATCGACCCGTCCGTCGTCGACGTCGCCACCTCGGCGGGCGCCCACCGGGTGATCACCCGCAGCGACAGCCTGCGCGAGACCCACGGCCTGCTGTACACGCCCAACGCGGCCCGGCCCATCGGCGGCGGCACCACCGCCGTGGTCGCCGACGCCCGGCTCTCCACCGCCTTCGAGGGCGACATGACGCGGTCCGAGAACTCCACGCTCGCGGTTCAGGAGTTCCTCGCCCAGAGCCTCATGCTCACGTTGCAGGACGACAAGCAGCGCAACATCGTCGTAGCCCCTCAGCGCACGCCCACCACGAGCCAGGCCCAGGCGATGGCCAAGGCACTGACCGCACTCGGAGACGAGCGCTGGTCGGAGCCGCAGGACCTGATCGCGGCCGCGAAGGCCAAGCCGGACCCGTCCGCCACCACCCAGGTGCCGTCGTCCGCCTCCTACCCGGCCGCGCTCCGCAAGCAGGAGCTGCCCCGGTCGGCGTTCGAGGAGATCCGGGGCACCCAGGACGAGCTCGACGTCTTCCAGATGGTCCTCTCCGTACCGCACCGGGTGATCACGCCCTTCGGCAGGGCCATGGACCGCGAGATGTCCACGTCGTGGCGCGGCCGCGCGGCGGCGGCACAGGGCTACCGCAAGAGCGTGCAGGGCTATCTGACCAGCCTCATGCACCAGGTCTCGCTGATCAAGAAGTCCGACGCGAAGCTGTCGGGCCGCAGCGCGACGATCCCGGTGACGGTCCAGAACAACCTCGTCCAGGGCGTCGACCACCTCAGGCTCCGGCTGACGTCGACGAACCCCACGCGTCTGAAGATCGGCGACGGCCTCTACGAGGAGCAGCCGGTCAAGATCACGGGCGGCGGTCACACCCAGTCGGTGAAGTTCACCACCACGGCCAACGCCAACGGACCGGTCCAGGTGTACGCCCAGCTCTACACCGAGGACAACCAGCCGTACGGCGACGCCGTGTACTTCGACGTCAACGTCACCGAGGTCACCCCCACGGTGATGCTGGTCATCGCCGGTGGCGTCCTGCTGCTCGTCCTCGCCGGATTCCGCATGTACACCCAGCGCAAGCGCGCGGCGCGGCAGCAGGCGGAGGCGGGCCCGGACGGCGGCCCCGACGGCGACGGCGACGCCGCGGACGACCCCGCGCCCGACGCCGGCCCCGACGCGGGCGAACCCGAGCAGCCGAGTGACCCGACCCCGGACACCGCTCCGGAAAGCACCGAGCCGTCGCACACGGGTGAGAGAGTGGACCGTTGA
- the sigM gene encoding RNA polymerase sigma factor SigM: MADDAGHGELSDQDLLTRHVDGDKDAFGELVRRHRDRLWAVALRTLGDREEAADAVQDALVSAYRAAHTFRGQSAVTTWLHRITVNACLDRARKAASRRTSPVDDTERLDQLLEPHESAAAPVERGDLHRELLRALSTLPPDQRAALVLVDMQGYPVAEAARVLNVPTGTVKSRCARGRARLLPLLTHLRTEPPGESGPGNPGEGKKAAPGRNRTQGTTVPPAADPPRTGSSQETEPGDSAAVKGGGGRA; encoded by the coding sequence GTGGCGGACGACGCCGGGCACGGTGAGCTCAGCGACCAGGACCTCCTGACGCGCCACGTCGACGGCGACAAGGACGCCTTCGGCGAGCTCGTCCGCCGCCATCGCGACCGGCTGTGGGCCGTGGCCCTGCGCACCCTGGGAGACCGCGAGGAAGCCGCGGACGCCGTCCAGGACGCCCTGGTCTCCGCGTACCGGGCCGCGCACACCTTCCGCGGCCAGTCCGCCGTGACGACCTGGCTGCACCGCATCACCGTGAACGCCTGTCTCGACCGGGCGCGCAAGGCCGCCTCCCGCAGGACCTCGCCCGTCGACGACACCGAGCGCCTGGACCAGCTCCTCGAACCGCACGAGTCCGCGGCGGCACCGGTCGAGCGCGGCGATCTGCACCGGGAGCTCCTGCGGGCGCTCAGCACGCTGCCGCCCGACCAGCGGGCCGCCCTCGTCCTGGTGGACATGCAGGGCTACCCCGTGGCCGAGGCCGCCCGGGTGCTCAACGTCCCCACCGGCACGGTGAAGAGCCGCTGCGCGCGGGGCAGAGCAAGACTGCTGCCCCTGTTGACCCATCTGCGGACGGAGCCACCGGGCGAAAGCGGCCCCGGCAACCCGGGCGAAGGAAAAAAGGCCGCCCCAGGAAGGAACCGGACGCAGGGGACAACCGTCCCACCGGCAGCGGACCCCCCGCGTACGGGGTCGTCCCAGGAGACGGAACCCGGCGATTCAGCGGCAGTGAAGGGCGGAGGTGGGCGAGCGTGA